From the genome of Sporomusa sphaeroides DSM 2875:
GTCCGGCGCAACTCGCGGGGAATAACTACGCGGCCGAGTTCGTCCACTTTACGGGTAATGCCAGTAGACTTCATACGTAAACCTCCCATTGTTATTTGATTTTCAATGTGCTAAAATATCCGTAAGTATTTTTTGTTAGGCGCTTCTAAAGAGCGTCTTTTTTTATTTGCATTTTTCGTTATACGCCGCAACGATGTTCGCCAGCAGGATTTCATCTGCATTATCCAGCGGCTGGCCGTTACGCTCCCGGACAAACCAAAACGCTGGCCCGCCCTTGAACCCGATACCGAATTTCTTTTTGTCGTAACGGGCCATGGCTAACTTCTGAGAAAACGGCGTAAAGGGGCTTGGCATATTTTCTGGCATATTTTCACTCCTTCCAGTAATTTATGGTTAACCGGTCCCCCGGATGAATCAGCCCATACGGCTGCCTGTCCTTAAACACGGCGTCCCAGTTCTCCTGGATGATTCCCTCACGGAACTCACGAACGTCGCGCCTGACGGCTGATTTGGCCATATAACGCAAGGATATTGCGTCCAGAGTGTCACCGGATTTTACCGTATAGGTTTCTGTCACCAGGTGGCCCTTCGGCCCTGCATTACCGCAACTGGCCACAGCTAGGGCGATTAGGCCAGCAATTACAATCCGTTTCACTTACTACCAACCCTCCCGCATGGTTTTAACTCAAATAGCACACGCGCCTGACAATCATACTCAGGCTGGCAATCCGGCCGGCAGTCACCGTCGCATTTTTGGCGGTTACAGTGATTGACACATTCTGTGCACTGACAGTCAGTCGGCCAGTTATCCGGTACGTACTGAGTTTTCACTGCTTGTCCCTCCCTTGTATAGAGTCATAAACCTGATTCCAATCTGCTTCACATTTCTTGCTGTATCGTCGCCAGCCGATCGCGTGTCCGAGTATTCCAGCAACCAGCACTGCAGGGATTAACCACCACCACTCAATCACTACCCAACTCCTCTCGCCACGTACCGCGTGGCATTTTTATATACCGTTGGCATATGCTTGCTTTTTAAATTAACTACCAGCCGAGGGTAACAGGTAAACTGGTCGCTGCAAACGGGCTTGTCCTGGATACATTCATTTGTTAGTTGCTGGCAGCAATCCTCGCGCAGCTCACGGCCGCAGTTTATGCATTGCATTTTCTCACCTCCCGCTACGCCAATTCGGTATCAACTTCGCAGTAATCGTCGCATCCGGAGCAGTAATCAACAGTAACCAAAATATCTACTCCCGAACCATCATTCAAAGGGATATTAACGACTTTCTGGCCTGTTGAAACTTTAGTTCCACAACCTGGACAATTCATGAATTTTTTCACCTCCCTTGCATAATTCTGACCGGTATTGGAAATACATATACTGGGGGAGTCTGGGGTTTTATGTGGGCGAAAAACTATTCTTTGTTAACAGCAGTACTTTCAAACTGCAAAGCTATTTGCCCGGCTAACTCAGCTTGTCGCAGCTGGATTTTTTTACTAGCTTTTATTAAACCATCACGTTTTACATCAATTTGTAGATTGATTTCGCGTAACGCAATCCGGTCTTTCGTGGTTGGTACATTATGATATGTACCATGCTCATCGCTAAATGCATCACGAATACCAGCCGAGTCTCGCTTCTTTCTCATTACCCGTCGAAATTTGTCTGCCCAATACTTTCTTTCAAGTTCCACTGGATCAGGCTTTGGCTCATACTTCATTAAAATTGGTATTCCCTGCTCAATCGTTACCGCGCCATGATCCTGTAAAATTTCATAAATCATAAGCGTGGACAATTTCTTAGATCGCAATCACTTCACCACCTTTAAGCGTTTCGTTTTGGACAGGGCTGCTTTGATTGTTTGTAAGCGCTCAATACATTCCCCTAATTCGCTGACGGTAAAGTCAATTTCGGATGGACCATTTTCATGGTTAACAAAATACCGTGCAGCTTCTTCAACATCTTCTGATCGTAATTTAAGAACTGCGGTAATCATTTTGGGAATCATAGTCGATAGGGCATACTCTCTGTCGATTTTTTTGTCGCTTTCTGAAATACGGGAT
Proteins encoded in this window:
- a CDS encoding LysM peptidoglycan-binding domain-containing protein translates to MKRIVIAGLIALAVASCGNAGPKGHLVTETYTVKSGDTLDAISLRYMAKSAVRRDVREFREGIIQENWDAVFKDRQPYGLIHPGDRLTINYWKE